From the genome of Danio aesculapii chromosome 16, fDanAes4.1, whole genome shotgun sequence, one region includes:
- the slc2a3b gene encoding solute carrier family 2, facilitated glucose transporter member 3 — MEKMKDSKGKQVTLCLMFCVSTAVIGSLQFGYNIGVINAPDVKVQNFFRNVTLVRTGEPMDDSTVTTLWSIAVAIFNFGGMIGSLSVGALVNKLGGRKSMLLSNILALIGGGLMGLSSICTSYELLIVGRLVIGVFCGLSTGLTPMYVGEIAPTALRGAFGTLHQLGVVIGILVAQILGLESLLGSQTLWPLLLALTALPAVIQSIMLIFCLESPRYLLISLNKEDEARQVLTSLRGHTDVEDDIREMKDEAMKMSMEKRVSIPELFRNPAYRQPIIIAIILQLSQQLSGINAVMYYSTEIFRNAGITEPVFATIGMGVVNTVFTVVSLFLVERAGRRTLHLIGLTGMTFCVLLVTISLKLVDSEIEKAKLLENSTAIIDSASQSEGISTVKVLAILAVFGFVASFEMGPGPIPWFIVAELFAQGPRPAAMAVAGCCNWTASFLVGLLFPILSKKCGAYVFIIFLILLIVFIVFTYFRVPETKGRTFEDIASGFSTATDSNTANYKSAEGAVSLPISPSSEKFQMTELAGQEKS; from the exons ATGGAGAAGATGAAAGACAGTAAG GGGAAGCAGGTGACATTGTGCCTCATGTTCTGCGTGTCCACAGCCGTCATCGGCTCCCTGCAGTTTGGCTACAACATTGGTGTCATCAACGCACCTGATGTG AAAGTGCAGAACTTCTTCAGAAACGTGACTCTGGTGCGCACTGGAGAGCCGATGGATGATTCCACAGTAACAACACTGTGGAGCATTGCTGTGGCCATCTTCAATTTCGGAGGCATGATCGGGTCTCTCAGTGTCGGAGCTTTGGTTAACAAGCTTGGAGG ACGGAAGTCCATGCTGCTGTCCAACATCCTGGCTCTGATTGGTGGAGGCCTGATGggtttatccagcatatgcactTCCTACGAGCTGCTGATTGTTGGCAGATTGGTGATCGGTGTGTTCTGTGGTCTGAGTACTGGACTGACACCCATGTATGTTGGTGAAATTGCTCCAACGGCACTGCGAGGAGCTTTTGGTACCCTTCACCAGCTCGGGGTGGTCATTGGCATCCTGGTTGCACAG ATCTTGGGTCTGGAGTCACTGCTGGGATCTCAGACTTTGTGGCCATTGCTGCTGGCTCTGACGGCACTGCCTGCAGTAATACAGAGCATAATGCTAATCTTCTGCCTAGAGAGCCCCCGATACCTGCTGATCAGCCTGAACAAGGAGGATGAGGCCCGCCAAG tgctGACCAGTCTCCGGGGGCATACAGATGTGGAGGATGACATTCGTGAAATGAAGGATGAGGCCATGAAAATGTCCATGGAGAAGAGGGTGTCTATCCCAGAGCTGTTCCGTAACCCTGCCTACAGACAGCCCATTATTATCGCCATAATCCTGCAGCTTTCCCAACAACTGTCCGGCATTAATGCT GTCATGTATTACTCAACAGAGATTTTTAGAAACGCAGGTATCACTGAGCCGGTCTTTGCCACCATTGGAATGGGCGTAGTCAACACTGTCTTTACTGTTGTCTCT CTCTTCCTGGTGGAGAGAGCAGGGAGAAGAACGCTGCATTTGATTGGGCTGACTGGAATGACGTTCTGTGTTCTGCTCGTCACCATTTCTCTGAAACTTGTG GACTCTGAAATAGAAAAGGCTAAACTGCTTGAGAACAGCACTGCCATCATTGATTCTGCATCTCAGtcagag GGTATTTCAACAGTCAAAGTTCTGGCCATTCTGGCAGTGTTTGGATTTGTGGCTAGTTTTGAGATGGGACCAGGACCCATCCCATGGTTTATAGTTGCGGAATTATTCGCCCAAGGTCCACGTCCGGCAGCAATGGCTGTGGCAGGATGCTGCAATTGGACCGCCAGCTTCCTAGTTGGATTGCTTTTCCCAATACTATCA AAAAAGTGTGGGGCTTACGTGTTTATCATATTCCTCATCCTCCTCATTGTCTTCATCGTTTTTACCTACTTCCGTGTTCCCGAGACCAAAGGCCGGACTTTCGAGGATATTGCCAGTGGTTTTTCCACTGCCACAGACTCCAACACTGCCAACTACAAGTCCGCAGAGGGCGCCGTTTCTCTGCCAATTTCCCCATCATCAGAGAAGTTTCAGATGACTGAGCTGGCGGGACAGGAGAAAAGCTGA